Within the Bacillus pumilus genome, the region ATACAGCAGTGACCATTTTGCCAAAACATGAACTGGAATTGATTCAGAAAACAATCATTGATTATATCAATGAAGAAAGAATGAATCTATCAGACATTTGCATGAATAATTTAATCGTTCATGTTGCGATTGCCTGCAAACGGATTAGACACGGAAACTATGTATCTGTTTTGCCAGAAGAAATCAATGAAATTCCACGGGCAAAGGAATACAAGGTCGCGAAAAAAATGGTGGAACGTCTTGAAGGACTGCTGGACGTCTCTTTTCCACAAGAGGAGATCGTCTATATCGCCATTCATTTGTTAGGAACAGCTAAAATGGTGCAGTCCTTTTCATCGAGCGGTCAAAAACAAATTGTGGATGATGACACGAGCCGTCTTGTTCAGCTTATGTTGAAAGCGATTGACCAAAAATTGCAGCTGGATTTAGCAGGAGATGCGGAATTGCTGATTGGGCTCAGTCTGCACTTAAAGCCAGCCATGACTCGGTGTAAATATGGGATGAACTTAAGAAATCCGATGCTGGATGAAATAAAGGCGGGGTATCCACTTGCTTTTGAAGCAGGGATTGTCGCTAGCCGGGTAATTGAAGAAGAGACGGGGCTATGTATCCATGAGAATGAAATCGGCTATATCGCGCTTCATTTTGGTGCGGCTTTAGAGCGAAGAAAAATGGAGATTCCGCCGAAGCGATGTCTCATTGTTTGTGCATCTGGTGCAGGGAGTGCGAGGTTGCTGCAGGATCGATTGCGGTCACAATTTGGGTCAAAGTTGACAATCTTAGGCACAGCAGAGCTTTATTCGCTTCCGCATGTCTCTTTACATGCCCTTGATTTGATTATTACAACGGTCCCGATTCAGATGGATATCCCGATTCCCGTCATACAAGTCAATACTATTTTGGGAGGCGGCGACTTTTTAAAAATTGAAGAAGCCCTGACGAGTGAAACAAGGGTGACATTGGCCTCTCAATATATGAAAAAGGAATTGGTCTTTACAAAGCGTGCCTTTCAAACAAAGGAAGAGGTCATCGCCTTTCTTACAAAAAAAGTCATCGATATGGGATTAGCACCAGCAGAGCTTACACCTTCTGTGATGGAAAGAGAAGAGGCTGCTCCTACATCCTTCGGGCATTATACAGCCATTCCGCACCCAATGACGCCGCTGACAGAAGAGACGTTTTGGGCGATCTGTACACTAGAAAAACCGATTATATGGGGAGAGAAAAAAGTTCAATTTGTCTGCTTGCTTTGTGTCGAAAAAGAGAATGCAAAAGACTTAAAAGGGATGTACCGTCTACTGGGTGAGCTTGTGCACAATGTGAAATTCATTCAGCACCTCATCGCCTGTGATACATTTGAAGACATGCTCGATATCATGTATAAGAAAGCTCCTTCGTACAAGAATTCATAGTGTGATCTTAACTTTTTCCGCTTCCTAAAGGAAAAAGTATAGGTGTTTATGAAAGCGGTTTCATAATATGATGAGTGTGTAAAGAAAAGCTACACACTTTCAAAAGGGGGCGTTTACACATGAACATCTTATTGGTATGTGCAGCAGGTATGTCTACAAGCTTACTAGTTACAAAAATGGAGAAAAGCGCGCAAGAACAAGGAAAAGACTATCGTATTTGGGCAGTATCCGGAGATTCAGCAAAAAATCATATTGATCAAGCCGATGTGCTTTTATTAGGACCACAGGTTCGATATTTATTACCACAAATGAAAAAGCTAGGAGAAGAAAAAAGTATTCCAGTCGACGTCATCAATACCGTGCATTACGGCGTATGTAATGGGGCTGAGGTTTTAAAATCTGCTGAACAGTTAGTGAACGGATAAAGGGGGCGGAAGGGATGAATGGATTCAACCGATTTCTAGA harbors:
- a CDS encoding BglG family transcription antiterminator, encoding MLSKRLAHILSQLMAADTPLTSAALSVSLQVTSRTVRTDIKELNDRLAPYQAAVSAVRGAGYELLINDENAFRRFMKEEVEQEEPLAVLPEERVRFILKKLLLAESYVKLEDLQEQLFISKSTMSNDMKWVKRKLEPFDLKLEAKPNKGCRIKGSEMKIRYCMSEYLFNERRSYQTMLNTAVTILPKHELELIQKTIIDYINEERMNLSDICMNNLIVHVAIACKRIRHGNYVSVLPEEINEIPRAKEYKVAKKMVERLEGLLDVSFPQEEIVYIAIHLLGTAKMVQSFSSSGQKQIVDDDTSRLVQLMLKAIDQKLQLDLAGDAELLIGLSLHLKPAMTRCKYGMNLRNPMLDEIKAGYPLAFEAGIVASRVIEEETGLCIHENEIGYIALHFGAALERRKMEIPPKRCLIVCASGAGSARLLQDRLRSQFGSKLTILGTAELYSLPHVSLHALDLIITTVPIQMDIPIPVIQVNTILGGGDFLKIEEALTSETRVTLASQYMKKELVFTKRAFQTKEEVIAFLTKKVIDMGLAPAELTPSVMEREEAAPTSFGHYTAIPHPMTPLTEETFWAICTLEKPIIWGEKKVQFVCLLCVEKENAKDLKGMYRLLGELVHNVKFIQHLIACDTFEDMLDIMYKKAPSYKNS
- a CDS encoding PTS sugar transporter subunit IIB, yielding MNILLVCAAGMSTSLLVTKMEKSAQEQGKDYRIWAVSGDSAKNHIDQADVLLLGPQVRYLLPQMKKLGEEKSIPVDVINTVHYGVCNGAEVLKSAEQLVNG